The genomic window CAGCAGCAAAGCTGGGCGATTGGAGTTGGGATGCTGCAACCGATCGAGTGAGCTTTTCTGAACGGGCGATGGCAATTTTTGGCATTTCACCCGGTACTGACATAACCTGGACACAAATCCGTGATCTGCTGCATGAAGACGATCGCGAACGAGCGCGGATAGCCGTAGAACAAGCGATCGCAAACTGTAGCGACTACAGTACTGAGTATCGGGTGCTGCATCAAGATGGCTCAGAATACTGGGTTGCTGCAAGCGGGCGGGCGCATTACACTCCAGCCGGAGACGTGATCGGAATGCTGGGAGTGGTGCAGGATATCACGCAGCGTAAGCAGCTCGAAGCGGAATTGCAGACTCAGAAGCAACAGTTCAAAATGCTGGCAGACAACGCGCCAGATGTCATTGCTCGCCTCGATGCAGATTCTCGTCATCTTTATATCAGTCCTTCTGTTGAACGAGCGATGGGGCTGCCAGCAGCGGCATTTATTGGCAAAACCAATGCAGAGTTGGGTATGCCAGAAGACCTTTACCGGAACTGGCGTCAGGGGTTGGAGCAAGTATTTGCCACAGGTCAGGAGCAACGAATTGAATTTCAATTTTCGACGCCAAGCGGGCTGCGCTGGTATCAATCTCGTCTTGTGCCTGAGTTTGCAGCGGATGGATCGATCGCGTCGGTTTTGAGTGTTGCCCGTGATTTCGAGGACTACAAGCAAGCAGAACAGGCGTTGCGTCGGAGTGAGGAACGGTTGCGCTTTGCGCTGGAAGCGGCTGACATGGTGGCATGGGAATGGAATCCAGCAACAGGTCGGACAGTGCGATCGCATACGGCTAGTCGAATTGTTGGTCTTGATTCAGAAACAGTGTCAGAAGATAATTCTGAATTCCTGAATTTAATTCATCCAGACGATCGTGGCTTCGTGTTGCGGTTGTTGGAGGAGGCGATCGCCCAACAGTCATCTTATTACGCAGAGTTTCGCATTATTAAACCGGATGGATCGCTGCGCTGGATGTTTGATCAGGGTCGCGTAATTTGTAATGATACCGGGGATATGATTCGCATGAGTGGTGTGATCCAAGACATCACTGAGCGCAAACAAGTAGAATTTGCCCTGCGAGAAAGTGAACTCAAATTTCGGACGTTAGCGGATACAATGCCGCAAATGTTCTGGATTACTCAACCTGACGGCTACCACGAATACTTTAATCAACGCTGGTTTGAATACACGGGGATGACGCTGGAACAAACTCAGGGATGGGGCTGGAATCACCTGCTACACCCGGACGATCGCCAGCGTGCCTTAGAAACTTGGCAAGAATCGCTTCGCACAGGCAACGATTACACCATTGAATATCGCTTTCGGCAAGCCAGTGACGGAGCATATCGCTGGTTTCTGGGTCTGGCATTTCCCCTGCGCGACCAAGATGGACAGATCATCAAGTGGTTTGGCTCCTGTACTGATATTCACGACCAGCGATGTTTACTGGAAGAGCGCGATCGTGCTTTGGCACAAGAACAATCTGCTCGTCAGCAAGCCGAAGCCGCAAACCGGATCAAGGATGAATTTCTCGCCGTGTTATCTCATGAACTGCGAACACCGCTGAATCCGATTTTGGGTTGGTCACGCTTGCTGAGACAGGGCAAACTCGATGCTAGTAGGTCAGCTACAGCACTAGAGACAATTGAACGCAACGCCAAGCTGCAAATTCAACTGATTGATGACCTCCTCGATATTTCTCGCATTTTGCAAGGCAAACTCAGCCTCACTCCTGTCCCGGTTGATTTGAAGACAATCATTACAGCCGCGATCGAAACAGTCCATCTGGCTGCCGAGGCAAAAACGATTCAAATTCAAACCCATTTTGCATCAAAGGTTAACCCGGTTTTAGGAGATGCC from Trichocoleus sp. includes these protein-coding regions:
- a CDS encoding PAS domain S-box protein, with the protein product MRRDATGKFTSNWDLEAKRRVSITLTSTAWRLLEEEAQRQNISRSEVIERTARSFVTPSSQLLETKGNEQEQERLDSFNSSCHHGEPGRNFDRGGDNADVQLQKIISEQQQTIATLQHQKQELEALLDKKHQHSQLLETQETEHKIASILESISDAFVAFDRNWCYTYVNQAAAKILQKTPAELLGKHVWNEVFPELVGGIAYQQLHRAVVEQVPVSWEEFGQPIQQWIEARAYPSGEGVVVYFRDVTERKQAEQALRNTAERLGLALAAAKLGDWSWDAATDRVSFSERAMAIFGISPGTDITWTQIRDLLHEDDRERARIAVEQAIANCSDYSTEYRVLHQDGSEYWVAASGRAHYTPAGDVIGMLGVVQDITQRKQLEAELQTQKQQFKMLADNAPDVIARLDADSRHLYISPSVERAMGLPAAAFIGKTNAELGMPEDLYRNWRQGLEQVFATGQEQRIEFQFSTPSGLRWYQSRLVPEFAADGSIASVLSVARDFEDYKQAEQALRRSEERLRFALEAADMVAWEWNPATGRTVRSHTASRIVGLDSETVSEDNSEFLNLIHPDDRGFVLRLLEEAIAQQSSYYAEFRIIKPDGSLRWMFDQGRVICNDTGDMIRMSGVIQDITERKQVEFALRESELKFRTLADTMPQMFWITQPDGYHEYFNQRWFEYTGMTLEQTQGWGWNHLLHPDDRQRALETWQESLRTGNDYTIEYRFRQASDGAYRWFLGLAFPLRDQDGQIIKWFGSCTDIHDQRCLLEERDRALAQEQSARQQAEAANRIKDEFLAVLSHELRTPLNPILGWSRLLRQGKLDASRSATALETIERNAKLQIQLIDDLLDISRILQGKLSLTPVPVDLKTIITAAIETVHLAAEAKTIQIQTHFASKVNPVLGDAARLQQVVWNLLSNAVKFTPKAGEIQVRLSTTQARAQIQVKDTGKGIRPEFLPYVFETFRQADSTTTRIFGGLGLGLAIARNIVELHGGTIQVESSGEGQGATFTVRLPLLPIQTIPEQEAEANSTLALQGVRVLTVDDEIDNLELATFMLEQAGASVVAVSSAEAALQCFRSTKPDIILADIGMPQMNGYTLLRHIRSLEAEQGDRLIPAIALTAYAGEVDQQQAFAAGFQRHLPKPVEPEVLLQAILGLIRPSAELQNHT